A single archaeon BMS3Bbin15 DNA region contains:
- a CDS encoding transcriptional regulator PadR-like family protein, which translates to MRRSNGSVKNKGGKLFIFSNFHLGSHGLYLYDTKEKRRYSFYNSFFQSGMDNKMLCIYAFSRKKNKFEFGDFSGKEEFKEIQIIRGNIKMLKPGDLNTLYSEIEKYSNYSKKNHYNGIYLIIDFERLRKEIIKDIINLEEKLHSSSSDIALTLVCSYNMDYIEQNFIDTITKLHHKVIISTHGCEHSIFFFNTPEHDIFPSENIKIISSEVMEQSIKKALPIIILSMLKLKPMSGFDVIKSLVQNFNIFLSQGTVYPILYSMKEGGHLRVIIKSDNKTKLYVPTEKSDDYIEKKIKEYLNAQKKIIGFISRSLEENI; encoded by the coding sequence ATGAGGCGGAGTAATGGATCAGTTAAGAATAAGGGTGGAAAACTTTTTATATTTTCAAATTTTCATTTGGGTTCTCATGGGCTTTATCTTTATGATACAAAAGAAAAGCGGCGATACTCTTTTTACAATTCCTTCTTTCAATCAGGTATGGATAACAAAATGCTATGTATATATGCCTTCTCAAGAAAGAAAAATAAATTCGAATTCGGAGATTTTAGTGGAAAGGAAGAATTCAAAGAAATCCAGATTATCAGAGGGAATATAAAAATGCTGAAACCCGGGGACTTAAATACATTATACTCTGAAATAGAAAAATATAGTAATTATAGTAAAAAGAATCACTACAACGGCATATACCTTATTATTGACTTTGAAAGGCTTCGAAAAGAGATTATAAAAGATATTATAAATCTCGAGGAAAAACTTCATTCTTCAAGTTCAGATATTGCATTGACATTGGTATGCTCCTATAATATGGACTATATTGAACAGAATTTTATTGACACAATTACAAAGCTCCATCATAAAGTTATAATCAGCACACATGGATGTGAACATTCAATATTCTTCTTTAACACACCAGAACATGATATTTTCCCCTCTGAAAATATCAAGATAATTTCTTCAGAGGTGATGGAACAGAGTATAAAAAAAGCTCTCCCTATAATTATACTTTCAATGTTGAAACTCAAGCCCATGTCTGGCTTTGATGTGATAAAAAGTCTTGTACAAAACTTCAATATTTTTCTCAGTCAGGGAACAGTTTATCCAATTCTTTATTCAATGAAAGAAGGTGGACATTTAAGGGTAATAATCAAATCTGACAATAAAACAAAGCTTTACGTACCTACTGAAAAAAGCGATGACTATATTGAAAAAAAAATAAAAGAATATTTGAATGCTCAGAAAAAAATAATTGGATTTATATCCAGAAGCCTGGAAGAAAATATCTAA
- a CDS encoding hypothetical protein (CARDB) encodes MKIIIIFVLLLLLLTTFPAVHSMENGYVKVWDKRLDNHVSAIQAITYNTDGKRNDIAVACYDGKVYFYNQAGKLEGSVSGKSSFTALAVYTNPVEKGTTPLAAGSLDNLVYSLWRPYGDIYIYSNPSDPKTPHNVNWYFNAGDNIYYITAVDLNEDGMKDSLAIGTGSYYSISPGKLILINYTGRELWEKSYNREVDYITSFDPDGDTFSSHIALAYDNTVVVLDKSGKQIWARTFKNRVTSIIPADFYGKDEITDILVSEGKTVHAINSRNTELWEKKFNHTITSLGSVHKDGDRGRIIYYYIVASGDYITALKNSPSAPEVLWRYYAGKPVGKIITFDLNSRGMAEDIAAFINNTITVYRKTFIRLPLIKIIPGKNVINNTEKLIIENIGDGNAFNAKIEFKIMRNNNTYPAHGFEFDEMKRYSEYKVNFTLDKEGNYTVRAVGSYTDEYGITHGITDYFTVEVYKHAKENKVQSVPVNKTFVPEITVNLSSPEPVTAGETFRIEVALKNIGNGTARNVSLKFNTTDDITPINTTWNGNLYSGNIKKINLTFKTRSEILMLRSREEQLPNASISYYSPDGKEYSLEIEAKSIKLKPSRMTYLFIILPLFSAGVLILYFKKNNKKDVEGEVVKIYLKYKKAGKAPTYSAFSKLGISKKTLKELLLKLKSEGKIK; translated from the coding sequence ATGAAGATTATAATCATATTTGTTTTACTCTTATTATTACTCACCACATTCCCTGCAGTACATTCCATGGAAAACGGTTATGTAAAAGTCTGGGATAAGAGATTGGACAATCATGTTTCTGCTATTCAGGCTATTACATACAACACAGACGGGAAGAGGAATGATATAGCTGTAGCATGCTATGACGGAAAAGTCTACTTTTACAATCAGGCTGGAAAACTCGAAGGAAGTGTGTCAGGCAAAAGTTCTTTTACAGCTCTAGCTGTTTATACAAATCCCGTAGAAAAAGGGACAACTCCACTTGCTGCAGGCAGTCTGGATAATCTTGTTTACAGTTTATGGAGACCCTATGGCGATATTTATATATATAGCAATCCTTCCGACCCAAAGACACCCCACAATGTAAACTGGTATTTCAATGCTGGAGATAACATATATTATATAACTGCAGTTGACCTCAATGAAGATGGAATGAAAGATAGCCTTGCAATAGGTACAGGAAGCTATTATTCTATATCTCCAGGAAAGCTTATACTTATCAACTATACCGGAAGGGAACTGTGGGAAAAATCTTATAACAGAGAAGTGGACTATATTACAAGTTTTGACCCTGACGGTGATACTTTCTCAAGCCATATAGCTTTAGCATATGACAATACTGTGGTAGTGCTTGATAAAAGTGGAAAGCAGATTTGGGCAAGAACTTTTAAAAATAGAGTTACATCTATAATTCCCGCAGATTTTTATGGTAAGGATGAAATTACAGATATTCTTGTATCAGAAGGTAAAACAGTTCATGCAATAAATTCAAGAAATACAGAACTCTGGGAAAAGAAGTTTAATCACACTATTACTTCTCTCGGCAGTGTACATAAAGATGGAGATAGAGGTAGAATAATTTACTATTACATTGTTGCATCAGGAGATTACATAACCGCTCTTAAGAACTCTCCTTCAGCACCTGAAGTTCTATGGAGATATTATGCAGGAAAACCTGTTGGAAAAATAATAACATTCGACCTTAACTCCAGAGGGATGGCTGAAGATATAGCAGCCTTCATAAATAACACCATTACCGTTTATCGAAAGACATTCATAAGACTACCCCTCATTAAAATAATTCCCGGAAAAAATGTCATAAATAATACTGAAAAGTTAATAATAGAAAATATAGGAGATGGTAATGCCTTTAATGCAAAAATTGAATTTAAAATAATGAGAAACAATAACACCTATCCAGCCCACGGATTTGAATTTGATGAGATGAAGAGATACAGCGAATATAAAGTCAATTTTACACTGGACAAAGAGGGAAACTACACAGTAAGGGCAGTTGGGAGTTATACTGATGAATATGGTATTACCCATGGTATAACTGATTATTTTACAGTCGAAGTTTATAAGCATGCAAAAGAAAATAAAGTTCAATCAGTACCTGTGAATAAAACTTTTGTACCGGAAATAACAGTCAATCTTTCATCACCCGAGCCTGTAACAGCAGGAGAGACTTTTCGTATAGAAGTTGCTCTGAAGAATATAGGTAATGGTACAGCCAGAAATGTTAGCCTTAAATTCAATACCACAGATGATATTACGCCCATTAATACAACCTGGAATGGAAATCTCTATTCAGGTAATATAAAAAAGATAAACCTTACCTTTAAAACCAGAAGTGAAATCTTGATGTTAAGAAGTAGAGAAGAGCAACTACCCAATGCCTCTATCAGTTATTACTCTCCTGATGGGAAAGAATATTCTCTCGAAATCGAAGCTAAGAGTATAAAATTAAAGCCTTCCAGAATGACATACCTGTTTATTATTTTACCACTTTTCAGTGCAGGTGTTCTTATTTTATACTTCAAGAAAAATAACAAAAAAGATGTAGAAGGTGAAGTAGTAAAGATATATCTGAAATATAAAAAGGCAGGTAAAGCACCAACCTATTCAGCCTTCAGCAAACTTGGGATAAGCAAAAAAACTTTAAAAGAGTTGCTACTCAAGTTAAAGAGCGAAGGAAAAATTAAGTAG
- a CDS encoding flagella accessory protein C, with amino-acid sequence MDLMKKIVKKLRRAEEPPKEDEEELILDEPEEAEEEADEEFNDTVMERLGTLDDDVARVKVSINDIRKEVSELKNDIGRMDESLKDIMMLYEVVSTQINPFIGESKVTAASMEKLERLNDEINDIKTILDDILVDLKILTLKELDVHSIVFDVLQEE; translated from the coding sequence ATGGACTTAATGAAGAAAATCGTAAAAAAACTAAGAAGAGCAGAGGAACCACCGAAGGAAGATGAAGAGGAGCTTATACTTGATGAACCAGAAGAGGCTGAAGAAGAGGCAGATGAAGAATTCAATGATACAGTTATGGAGAGGCTTGGCACTCTGGATGACGACGTGGCAAGAGTAAAAGTATCTATAAACGATATCAGGAAAGAAGTAAGTGAACTTAAGAATGACATCGGCAGAATGGATGAGAGTCTGAAAGACATAATGATGCTTTATGAAGTTGTGTCAACACAGATAAATCCTTTTATAGGAGAATCAAAGGTGACAGCAGCCAGCATGGAGAAACTGGAAAGGTTGAATGATGAGATAAATGATATAAAGACTATTCTTGATGATATTCTGGTTGACCTCAAAATTCTTACCCTCAAGGAACTTGATGTGCACTCAATAGTTTTCGATGTGTTGCAGGAGGAATGA
- a CDS encoding archaeal flagella protein: MEGMRVKEGIREIIRVDDMEEKEEDTSEKGEDRPVSREELETKLGNLKGRVPSFVISDLMQNLTGKELTKKKLERIMNRVVSTYFASRGGGRGEARGRGGGEAFSEYVRELNNKLDLLSSEIKELKYKKKESKKKREENYRSAEKSKVPENLEELKSLPPESFLFAAQTGDDKGVRLKSIPEDVLSIMISMKWVEFLIETVGITNFADVLEFYSDLGWISESVLTKLIKYAKGTRPFHEDMDWKPEEKLTARDHMLSLMFIERLRGKKISKDLLILLDRELKKIRSGAEEIYGV; the protein is encoded by the coding sequence TTGGAGGGCATGAGAGTGAAAGAAGGGATTAGAGAGATTATAAGGGTTGATGATATGGAAGAGAAAGAAGAGGACACTTCTGAGAAGGGCGAAGATAGGCCAGTTAGCAGAGAAGAGCTTGAGACAAAACTGGGTAATCTAAAGGGAAGAGTTCCATCCTTTGTTATCAGCGACCTCATGCAGAATCTTACAGGGAAAGAACTCACAAAAAAGAAACTTGAGAGAATAATGAATAGAGTTGTCTCAACATATTTTGCAAGCCGTGGTGGAGGCAGAGGTGAAGCCAGAGGTAGAGGTGGCGGTGAAGCCTTCTCTGAATATGTTAGAGAGCTGAATAATAAGCTTGATTTGCTATCTTCTGAGATTAAAGAATTAAAATATAAAAAGAAGGAATCAAAGAAAAAAAGAGAAGAGAATTACAGAAGTGCTGAGAAGAGTAAAGTGCCGGAAAACCTGGAAGAACTGAAGAGTCTCCCACCTGAAAGTTTTCTCTTTGCAGCTCAGACTGGGGATGATAAAGGAGTGAGACTTAAGAGTATCCCGGAAGATGTTCTTTCGATAATGATATCTATGAAATGGGTAGAGTTTCTTATTGAAACGGTTGGAATAACCAATTTTGCTGATGTTCTGGAATTTTACTCTGACCTGGGCTGGATATCTGAAAGTGTGCTGACAAAACTTATAAAATATGCCAAAGGTACAAGGCCATTTCATGAGGACATGGACTGGAAGCCTGAAGAGAAACTGACTGCAAGGGACCACATGCTATCTCTCATGTTTATAGAGAGACTGAGAGGTAAGAAAATATCGAAGGACCTTCTGATTCTCCTGGACAGAGAGCTAAAGAAGATAAGGTCTGGTGCGGAGGAAATATATGGGGTATAG
- a CDS encoding flagellar assembly protein J: MNIRHEINMSPRKYFTKIVFPSLILSTLVAVVIYFLLDRNSSSFKFVAFFIPIIGIIYSVAYPTLKTDRRKNEIDSKAHFFITAFGVLSKSDVNRKSILKMISEKKELGYLATEIYKLYVLVDRWNQSISKSARFLSKRTSSRTFSDFLDRFAHSQDSGEDMDKFLYKEQETVMNGYSTYYKGALYEIDLFKEIYSAILLSLVFLMAFVIIIPMLMGGNLVRMIIYISIFFMVVEIALIYFVKSVTPYDPIWHSRDIVTRTDRKLLFSFIISIAGCVFVALIIHITQNTEFTRKIPFQFLISFAISPLLYSGFISRREENVVKRKDDNFSSFLRTLGSSASARGGLILEPLYYLTTHDFGPLTGDIKNLYRRLSLRINGVKSWNFFSAETGSYLIDIFSKLFVESISLGGEAGDVSDIISSNFNRILTLRKQKFQVTSSFIGIVYGITAGVVFSMAISFTIAQVINSLYLGLNVNAGALSGILYTTSPSNLQIVSFIIFLIFIIHSLLSAVLIRVIDGGHYLNTLIHFVFLVWTSAIVMFISEKVVTSLISTKI; encoded by the coding sequence ATGAATATAAGACATGAAATAAATATGAGCCCCAGGAAGTATTTCACAAAAATAGTGTTTCCTTCTCTTATACTCTCAACTCTAGTAGCTGTTGTAATATATTTTCTTCTGGATAGAAATTCAAGTTCTTTTAAATTCGTGGCCTTTTTTATTCCTATTATAGGAATTATCTATTCTGTTGCTTATCCCACTTTGAAAACTGACAGAAGAAAGAATGAAATAGATTCAAAGGCTCATTTTTTTATAACAGCTTTCGGTGTTCTGTCAAAGTCAGACGTGAATAGAAAGTCTATCCTCAAGATGATTTCCGAGAAAAAAGAGCTTGGATATCTGGCAACCGAAATTTATAAACTTTATGTTCTTGTGGATAGATGGAATCAGAGTATTTCCAAATCAGCCAGATTTCTATCTAAAAGGACATCCAGCAGGACTTTTTCAGATTTTCTTGATAGATTCGCACATTCTCAGGATAGCGGAGAAGATATGGATAAATTTCTTTATAAAGAACAGGAGACTGTAATGAATGGCTATTCAACCTACTACAAAGGGGCACTTTATGAAATAGACCTTTTTAAGGAGATATACAGTGCTATTCTGCTTTCTCTGGTATTCCTCATGGCTTTTGTGATAATTATACCTATGCTGATGGGTGGAAATTTAGTAAGAATGATCATTTATATCTCTATATTTTTTATGGTGGTGGAAATAGCTTTAATTTACTTTGTGAAGTCTGTGACTCCCTATGACCCTATATGGCATTCCCGTGATATAGTGACAAGAACAGATAGAAAGCTCCTATTTTCCTTTATAATCTCTATTGCAGGCTGTGTTTTTGTGGCTCTAATTATTCACATAACACAAAATACAGAATTTACAAGGAAAATACCATTTCAATTTTTAATCTCTTTTGCCATATCTCCTCTTTTATATTCTGGATTTATTTCAAGGAGAGAGGAAAATGTGGTTAAAAGAAAGGATGATAATTTTTCCAGCTTCCTTCGCACTCTTGGTAGTTCTGCCAGTGCAAGAGGAGGGCTTATCCTGGAACCTCTTTACTATCTGACAACCCATGACTTTGGACCTTTAACTGGAGATATAAAGAATTTATATAGAAGACTCTCTCTTAGAATTAATGGTGTGAAAAGCTGGAACTTTTTCAGTGCTGAAACTGGCAGCTATCTTATAGATATTTTTTCAAAACTTTTTGTTGAGAGTATTTCTCTGGGCGGTGAAGCTGGTGATGTGTCAGATATTATATCTTCCAATTTCAACAGAATACTTACTCTCAGAAAGCAGAAATTTCAGGTTACTTCGAGTTTTATCGGGATTGTTTATGGAATTACAGCTGGTGTGGTTTTCTCCATGGCAATATCATTTACAATAGCACAGGTGATAAACAGTCTGTATCTGGGGCTTAATGTTAATGCAGGTGCTCTGAGTGGAATACTTTATACGACATCTCCTTCCAATCTTCAGATTGTTTCATTTATAATCTTTTTAATTTTTATAATTCACAGTTTATTGTCTGCAGTACTTATCAGGGTGATAGACGGTGGGCATTATTTAAATACTCTTATACATTTCGTTTTTCTTGTATGGACCTCTGCAATTGTGATGTTTATTTCAGAAAAGGTTGTTACCTCTCTTATATCAACAAAGATATAA
- a CDS encoding flagellin has protein sequence MKPQDTFRKDRRAAMGIGTLIIFIAMVLVAAVAAGVLIQTSGFLQQKAAATGRSATEQVATGLSVSQLVGHVNVVPGGEIDSMALYLEPNSGSSSVDLSTAVLTLSNGTVQTQMKYNPNLFVDEADTGYSNIFNTSLTAWTNGNTTVNATSFGIIVLQDADGSLTATHPTLDTGDEVILTINATGAFGGIAQRIGVSGNVKPEFGAPAIIQFTTPPSYTTNIVQLQ, from the coding sequence ATGAAGCCACAAGACACCTTTAGGAAAGATAGGCGGGCAGCTATGGGGATAGGCACACTGATTATCTTCATTGCCATGGTTCTCGTTGCCGCCGTTGCCGCCGGTGTATTAATACAGACTTCAGGTTTCCTGCAGCAGAAAGCGGCTGCTACAGGAAGAAGTGCAACAGAGCAGGTAGCTACTGGTTTATCAGTTTCACAACTGGTAGGGCATGTAAATGTTGTTCCAGGAGGAGAAATTGACAGTATGGCTCTATACCTTGAACCAAATTCGGGAAGTTCAAGTGTTGACCTGAGCACTGCTGTGCTAACACTGAGCAATGGAACAGTTCAGACCCAGATGAAATACAATCCGAATCTATTTGTTGATGAAGCGGATACAGGATATAGCAATATTTTTAATACCAGTTTAACTGCCTGGACCAATGGAAACACAACAGTGAATGCAACAAGCTTTGGTATAATAGTACTCCAGGATGCAGACGGTTCTTTAACAGCTACTCATCCTACACTGGATACAGGAGACGAGGTTATACTTACAATAAATGCTACTGGCGCTTTCGGTGGAATTGCACAGAGAATTGGTGTTTCAGGTAATGTTAAACCAGAATTTGGTGCACCAGCAATTATTCAGTTCACAACACCGCCAAGCTATACAACAAATATTGTCCAGCTTCAGTAA
- the phoB_1 gene encoding phosphate regulon transcriptional regulatory protein PhoB: MSAKILVVDDEVDIAHLVKKMLEPHGLEVITASNGKDALNILKRLKPDFIFLDLFMPEMSGWEVLVQIKKMYKDIPVSIFTVHPLNESLQRKDFGSIIDYIVKPFSKKDLIETLKQVPGIID, from the coding sequence ATGTCAGCAAAAATACTAGTGGTGGATGATGAGGTTGATATTGCCCATCTGGTAAAAAAAATGCTTGAACCGCATGGACTTGAAGTAATAACTGCCAGTAATGGGAAAGATGCATTAAACATCCTTAAAAGATTGAAACCTGATTTTATTTTTCTTGATCTTTTTATGCCTGAGATGTCAGGATGGGAAGTATTGGTTCAAATAAAAAAGATGTACAAAGATATTCCTGTGTCAATTTTCACAGTTCATCCCCTCAATGAATCCCTGCAGAGGAAAGATTTTGGAAGTATTATAGATTATATAGTAAAGCCCTTCTCAAAGAAAGACCTTATAGAAACCCTCAAACAGGTGCCTGGAATAATTGATTAG
- a CDS encoding double zinc ribbon has product MSTFISNEEKRKILMSLRSAVPATRFLILKKLADLVEIEPEKIQALSSQDRYTFSDILNSITQMKEHDMDEVIRREASITLEKIKEAMEPKLVIPITKCEFCGSLIDIGWNFCPKCSRETKTSSFSIAKCPECDNYIKESWFYCTHCKYQLKTEKTVKKCDNCKRNVEESWMICPYCGFKIKDV; this is encoded by the coding sequence ATGTCTACATTTATCAGTAATGAAGAAAAAAGAAAGATACTCATGAGTCTGAGAAGTGCGGTTCCTGCCACGAGATTTCTTATACTCAAAAAACTTGCAGATTTAGTTGAGATAGAACCAGAAAAAATACAGGCCCTCTCCTCTCAAGACAGATACACTTTCTCTGACATTTTAAATTCTATAACTCAGATGAAAGAGCATGACATGGACGAGGTTATCAGAAGAGAAGCCTCAATAACTCTTGAAAAAATAAAAGAAGCTATGGAGCCAAAGCTTGTAATACCCATAACAAAATGTGAGTTCTGCGGTTCCCTTATCGACATAGGCTGGAATTTCTGTCCAAAGTGCAGCAGAGAAACAAAGACATCGTCTTTTTCTATAGCAAAATGCCCTGAATGTGACAATTACATTAAAGAAAGCTGGTTTTACTGTACTCACTGTAAATATCAGCTTAAAACTGAAAAAACTGTGAAAAAATGTGATAACTGTAAAAGAAATGTCGAAGAGAGCTGGATGATATGTCCATACTGCGGTTTTAAAATCAAAGATGTTTGA
- a CDS encoding flagellar accessory protein FlaH: MRFFDIQLARDEFHKKIGGGFPAGSIVLIEGSYGSGKSVICQRIVYGLLQNNYSATYISTQMTTLEFINQMASIEYNINRELISGTLLYIPVYPLISDNLKRVDFIDKLINARPFYEKDIIVVDSLSTIIFNDVNQENIVDLISFFKRIASVEKVVIFTINPGEIPDEILKEIKLSATVILDLELKPFGGDIKNILNVIKYNFARSNFQKITVFRVEPKIGLVVEITSIS; this comes from the coding sequence ATGCGGTTCTTTGATATCCAACTTGCAAGAGATGAGTTTCATAAAAAAATTGGAGGCGGATTTCCGGCTGGAAGTATAGTGCTTATTGAAGGCTCCTATGGTTCCGGGAAATCAGTTATATGCCAGAGGATTGTCTATGGTTTGCTCCAGAACAATTACAGTGCCACCTATATCTCTACTCAGATGACAACACTTGAATTTATAAATCAGATGGCATCGATAGAATACAATATAAACAGAGAGCTTATTTCAGGTACACTCCTTTATATCCCGGTATATCCACTGATTTCAGATAATCTAAAAAGAGTGGATTTTATAGATAAACTTATAAATGCAAGACCCTTCTATGAAAAAGACATCATTGTAGTAGATAGTCTCAGCACTATTATATTCAATGATGTCAATCAGGAAAATATTGTGGATTTAATATCTTTTTTCAAAAGAATTGCAAGTGTGGAAAAGGTGGTAATCTTTACAATTAATCCGGGGGAGATACCTGATGAGATTCTTAAGGAGATAAAGCTGTCTGCAACTGTAATTCTTGATCTGGAACTCAAACCTTTTGGAGGTGATATTAAGAATATTCTGAATGTTATAAAGTATAATTTTGCAAGGTCGAATTTTCAAAAGATAACCGTTTTCAGAGTTGAACCGAAAATCGGTCTGGTTGTGGAAATTACCTCCATTTCCTGA
- a CDS encoding putative conjugal transfer protein/MT3759 has protein sequence MTELNDAIKANPHLRNYIQTYKKRRSRIPEFVSTLSRDMGDSPKIDFIYPVGDPIFIHIVNTKEGVSYNAIEPRIDTFEEEKKYNRVLDKILEIAPYTEEAFGNDNFSENLKKLYDMSVSVGGKKSFFQSKVGLSSKEYKKFLYLVERDIIGTGQIEPLIRDPYIEDIFVIGPKNTNLVHKIFGTAYTNIDFGDDIKLTEYLKGMGERIGRPVSEASPIIDGSLPDGSRINIIYSTDVSRKGSSFTIRKFTSVPLSIAQLVSWNTLSSTEAAYLWLCLEYGMSVFVCGETASGKTTTLNAMLTFIKPDAKIYSAEDTAEVIAPHKIWQQLVTRDKGPVEGRVTLFDLLKASLRSRPNYIIVGEIRGEEGAIAFQAMQTGHPVISTFHASSVKKMIQRFTGSPIDVPITFIDNLNVVLIQQAVYRKGKFLRRVTSLEEIEGYYEELKGVATRRIFEWDSVNDTHVFRGLNNSYVLEDKIARTAGYEDPREIYDELFMRARIIEGIIREGLTDYSDVVKTIKAFYIKGIDGIPFRI, from the coding sequence ATGACAGAACTGAATGATGCAATAAAGGCCAATCCACATCTGAGAAACTATATTCAGACTTATAAGAAGAGAAGAAGTAGAATACCTGAATTTGTATCAACTTTATCCCGGGATATGGGCGATTCTCCCAAAATTGACTTTATATATCCTGTAGGTGACCCTATCTTTATCCATATTGTAAATACAAAGGAAGGAGTTTCATACAATGCAATTGAGCCGAGGATTGATACTTTTGAAGAAGAGAAGAAGTATAACAGAGTACTGGATAAAATCCTGGAAATAGCTCCTTATACAGAGGAGGCTTTTGGGAATGACAATTTCTCTGAAAATTTAAAGAAACTCTATGATATGTCTGTAAGTGTTGGTGGGAAAAAATCTTTCTTTCAGTCTAAAGTAGGTTTGAGTAGTAAGGAGTATAAAAAGTTTTTATATTTGGTTGAGAGAGATATAATTGGAACAGGGCAGATAGAGCCACTCATAAGAGACCCATATATTGAGGATATTTTTGTAATTGGGCCAAAAAATACCAATCTTGTACACAAAATTTTCGGGACTGCTTATACCAATATAGACTTTGGTGATGATATTAAACTTACTGAGTACCTAAAAGGCATGGGGGAGAGAATAGGGAGGCCTGTTAGTGAGGCATCTCCAATTATTGATGGTAGTCTTCCTGACGGTTCTAGAATCAATATAATATATAGTACTGATGTTAGTAGAAAGGGTTCGAGCTTCACCATAAGGAAGTTTACTTCTGTCCCCCTGAGTATAGCTCAGCTTGTCAGCTGGAACACTCTGTCTTCAACAGAGGCAGCCTACCTCTGGCTATGTCTTGAATATGGAATGAGTGTATTCGTATGTGGAGAAACAGCAAGCGGAAAAACTACTACTCTTAATGCTATGCTCACATTTATTAAACCTGATGCAAAGATTTACAGTGCAGAGGATACTGCTGAAGTTATAGCACCTCATAAAATCTGGCAGCAGTTGGTTACGAGAGATAAAGGACCTGTTGAAGGCAGAGTAACTCTTTTTGATTTGCTCAAAGCTTCCCTGAGATCAAGACCAAACTATATAATTGTGGGAGAAATTAGAGGTGAAGAAGGTGCAATAGCTTTTCAGGCAATGCAAACAGGTCATCCAGTAATTTCAACTTTTCATGCTTCCTCAGTTAAAAAGATGATACAGAGATTTACAGGGAGTCCGATAGATGTACCAATAACCTTTATTGATAATCTTAATGTTGTTCTTATCCAGCAGGCTGTCTACAGAAAGGGTAAATTTTTGAGGAGAGTTACATCACTGGAGGAAATAGAGGGATATTATGAGGAACTTAAGGGAGTAGCAACAAGAAGAATCTTTGAATGGGATTCTGTAAATGATACTCATGTATTCAGAGGATTAAATAATAGTTATGTGCTCGAAGATAAAATAGCCAGAACAGCAGGTTATGAAGACCCAAGAGAGATATATGATGAGTTGTTCATGAGAGCAAGAATCATTGAGGGGATTATAAGGGAGGGTCTTACTGATTACAGCGATGTGGTGAAGACAATTAAAGCCTTCTATATCAAGGGGATTGATGGTATACCGTTCAGAATATGA
- a CDS encoding archaebacterial flagellin, with product MGFGTSATEIIFFVGSVLVALSISGVLGITSVHLASGIQDKGNIIKNGFDTDFAIINDPDNIPVSAGYYVFYIKNTGYNNFYFNYDTVSVIIDGILIGPSNLSFSSADGVSLKRSEVGEILVNSTLSSGYHTLKVVVYNGINRQMIFQV from the coding sequence ATGGGTTTCGGAACTTCAGCCACTGAAATTATATTTTTTGTAGGTAGCGTGCTTGTAGCCCTGAGTATTTCTGGTGTTCTCGGGATAACTTCAGTTCATCTGGCATCTGGAATTCAAGATAAAGGAAATATAATTAAAAACGGGTTTGATACTGATTTTGCTATAATTAATGACCCGGATAACATACCGGTATCTGCCGGATATTATGTATTTTATATTAAAAATACAGGTTACAATAATTTTTACTTCAATTATGATACGGTAAGTGTAATAATAGATGGAATTCTTATAGGTCCATCTAATTTGAGTTTTTCTTCGGCTGATGGAGTGAGTTTGAAGAGGTCTGAAGTCGGCGAGATTCTTGTAAATTCTACTTTGAGTTCTGGTTATCATACTCTCAAGGTAGTTGTTTACAATGGAATTAACAGACAAATGATATTCCAGGTGTGA